One window of the Salvia splendens isolate huo1 chromosome 1, SspV2, whole genome shotgun sequence genome contains the following:
- the LOC121778918 gene encoding alpha carbonic anhydrase 7-like, with the protein MESRITSLYILAPLVISCIVLFCNAQEVEDEREFDYGAKSEKGPRNWGKIKKEWGACNNGTLQSPIDISDKRVKIISKPENTKVYYKVGNATLKNRGHDIQIQWKGGVGSLFINGTDYPLKYAHWHSPSEHTINGRRYDMELHLVHQNTDPNLIYTIAVVGILYKIGTPDPFLSKIMTNISSIVDNKDSESALGMVNPNDIQIGSETFYRYLGSLTSPPCTEGVIWTLNKKVKTVSRKQVRLLREAVHDYAEENARPLQPHNKRDLYLYGPGDSN; encoded by the exons atggaGAGTAGAATTACATCTCTCTACATTCTAGCCCCCCTTGTTATTTCTTGCATTGTTCTGTTTTGCAATGCTCAAGAAGTAG AGGATGAAAGGGAGTTTGATTATGGGGCAAAAAGTGAAAAGGGTCCAAGAAATTGgggaaaaataaagaaagaatgGGGTGCATGCAACAATGGCACTTTGCAATCTCCAATAGATATTTCAGATAAAAGAGTAAAGATAATTTCAAAGCCGGAAAACACTAAGGTTTACTACAAAGTTGGTAATGCAACTTTGAAGAATAGAGGGCATGATATACAA ATTCAATGGAAAGGTGGCGTTGGATCACTATTCATCAACGGCACCGATTACCCTCTCAAGTATGCCCACTGGCATTCTCCTTCAGAGCACACTATTAACGGCCGAAG GTACGACATGGAGCTGCATTTGGTGCACCAAAATACAGATCCTAATCTAATATATACGATAGCCGTCGTCGGAATCTTATATAAGATTGGAACACCTGATCCATTTCTTTCCAAG ATAATGACAAATATATCCTCGATTGTTGATAACAAAGACAGCGAAAGTGCTCTGGGAATGGTGAACCCCAACGATATTCAAATTGGTAGCGAAACATTTTACAGATATTTGGGGTCACTCACATCCCCTCCATGTACAGAAGGAGTTATCTGGACTCTTAATAAAAAG GTGAAGACCGTTTCCAGAAAACAAGTTAGGTTGCTGAGAGAAGCTGTTCATGAT TACGCAGAGGAAAATGCTAGACCCTTGCAGCCTCACAACAAACGGGATTTGTACCTTTATGGGCCAGGAGATTCCAATTGA